In Fibrobacter sp. UWB10, a single window of DNA contains:
- a CDS encoding FISUMP domain-containing protein → MKIFANALALSILLALLAACGDESSSSVSPEPRQCEEQGDDCDDVSSSSEKISKNSSSSQKSADKGKSSSSEKNAKESSSSAATVKNSSSSAGDNKSSSSIKKEDSSSSVEIASSSSVTPKSSSSEEVKQSSSSAVASSSSVKSSSSVSPKSSSSETYQHWYPLNGDLKDMYAKFIDSRDNREYYYIQITGKDTAGKAASIKVMAENLNVGEFVWGFEDQEDDSKIERYCYKNDTANCNKYGGLYQWAEMMQLPSRCNTESCADLIKPNHQGICPDGWRLLTYNDYYIVVHADNNEDGVKGTRSTYGFGGSNDSGYSLIGAGYLWDHTSSNVGETTYWYYPAESSNDGELFVYASAQSRSSTGNPKYEVYKTHGFSVRCVMVE, encoded by the coding sequence GTGAAGATTTTTGCAAACGCTTTGGCTCTGTCCATTCTCCTAGCCCTGCTTGCAGCATGTGGCGATGAATCCTCTTCTTCTGTTTCGCCAGAACCCCGCCAGTGCGAGGAACAGGGCGATGACTGCGATGACGTAAGTTCTAGCAGTGAAAAAATTTCCAAAAATTCTTCTAGTTCGCAAAAGAGTGCCGATAAGGGCAAGTCTTCTTCTAGCGAGAAGAACGCGAAGGAATCTAGCTCTTCAGCTGCAACCGTGAAAAATTCTTCTAGTTCTGCTGGCGACAACAAGAGTAGTTCTTCAATCAAAAAAGAAGATTCCAGCAGTAGCGTGGAGATTGCCTCTTCCTCTAGTGTAACGCCGAAGTCGAGCAGCAGCGAGGAGGTTAAACAATCTTCTTCGAGTGCTGTTGCTTCGAGCAGTAGCGTAAAGTCTTCCTCCAGCGTCTCACCGAAGTCAAGTAGTAGCGAAACGTATCAGCATTGGTATCCTTTGAATGGTGATTTAAAGGATATGTATGCTAAGTTTATAGACTCTCGCGACAACCGAGAGTATTACTATATCCAAATTACCGGCAAAGATACGGCTGGCAAGGCCGCCTCAATCAAGGTGATGGCTGAAAACCTGAATGTCGGCGAATTCGTTTGGGGCTTTGAGGATCAAGAAGATGATTCTAAAATAGAACGCTACTGTTACAAAAACGATACTGCTAACTGCAATAAGTACGGGGGCCTGTATCAGTGGGCCGAAATGATGCAACTGCCGAGTCGTTGCAACACCGAAAGCTGTGCCGATTTAATCAAGCCGAATCACCAAGGAATTTGCCCTGATGGTTGGCGCTTGCTGACTTATAATGATTACTACATTGTGGTGCATGCCGATAACAATGAAGATGGGGTTAAGGGAACTCGTTCTACTTATGGCTTTGGCGGTAGCAATGATAGTGGCTATAGCCTTATTGGTGCTGGGTATCTTTGGGATCATACGTCATCGAATGTCGGTGAAACCACATATTGGTATTATCCAGCAGAATCATCTAACGACGGAGAATTGTTTGTTTATGCATCTGCGCAAAGTAGGTCGTCGACAGGCAATCCAAAATATGAAGTGTATAAAACGCATGGATTTTCCGTCCGTTGTGTAATGGTTGAATAA
- the rpiA gene encoding ribose-5-phosphate isomerase RpiA translates to MASMDELKKAAGVRAADMIKDGMTVGLGTGSTAAHMVNRLAERIKTEGLHVVGVSTSWSTTLQCRSLGIPLKEMGEVSHLDMVIDGADEIDDQRNLIKGRGAAHLLEKIVASMTDNYVIIADSGKKVNKLGEKFAVPLEIIPGAIAVVTERVKKLGGDLKVRMGAPGKDGPVISDSGNLIADAKFGIIEDADKLARDLEHIVGIVGHGLFVGMATKVILADADKGLVEF, encoded by the coding sequence ATGGCATCGATGGACGAACTCAAGAAGGCTGCAGGCGTTCGCGCGGCAGATATGATCAAGGACGGCATGACCGTGGGTCTTGGAACGGGTAGCACCGCCGCTCACATGGTGAACCGCCTTGCCGAGCGTATCAAGACAGAAGGCCTGCATGTGGTTGGCGTGAGCACGAGCTGGAGCACCACGCTGCAGTGCCGTAGCCTCGGCATCCCGCTGAAGGAAATGGGCGAAGTGAGCCATCTTGACATGGTGATTGACGGTGCCGACGAAATTGACGACCAGCGCAATTTGATCAAGGGCCGTGGCGCTGCCCACCTGCTCGAAAAGATTGTGGCCTCGATGACGGATAACTACGTGATCATCGCGGACAGCGGCAAAAAAGTGAACAAGCTCGGCGAAAAGTTCGCAGTACCGCTGGAAATCATTCCGGGCGCAATCGCCGTGGTGACCGAACGAGTGAAGAAACTCGGCGGCGACTTGAAGGTACGTATGGGCGCTCCCGGCAAGGACGGTCCGGTGATTAGCGACAGCGGCAACCTGATTGCAGACGCCAAGTTCGGCATTATCGAAGACGCCGACAAGCTCGCCCGCGACCTGGAACACATCGTGGGAATCGTCGGTCACGGGCTGTTCGTGGGCATGGCGACCAAGGTGATTCTCGCCGACGCCGACAAGGGCCTCGTGGAATTTTAG
- a CDS encoding BrnA antitoxin family protein produces MLTFEEHVKKYELDEYEQEILAASEAGLLKEDEHSAERIAQLQQAAHETMEEIRAKRAANATKPITLRVPVRVIERYKRRASATGVKYQTLMNEILDAAPV; encoded by the coding sequence ATGCTTACTTTTGAAGAACATGTCAAGAAGTACGAATTAGACGAATATGAACAAGAAATTCTTGCGGCATCTGAAGCAGGCTTGTTAAAGGAAGACGAGCATTCCGCAGAGCGTATTGCGCAACTTCAGCAGGCTGCGCACGAGACGATGGAAGAAATCAGGGCAAAACGGGCGGCGAATGCTACAAAGCCCATTACGTTGCGCGTGCCTGTACGCGTGATAGAACGTTACAAGCGCCGAGCATCTGCAACCGGCGTCAAATACCAGACTCTCATGAACGAAATCCTGGACGCAGCTCCGGTATAG
- a CDS encoding glutaminyl-peptide cyclotransferase, whose protein sequence is MKLYLRLILASFLISHFTLVFAEAPRVVPEILDSIPHEKSHFTQGLFFDGKELIETTGLYGQSGLYRRTLDGKILDSARLEDKYFGEGSIAVGDDIFYLTWKSKKAFIYSRKPFARKGEFSIPTEGWGLTYWKSTLLMSNGSSELLQLALGGFYVVGAIPVTDGGRPVKLLNELEIVGDTLYANIWQTGAIAVISLPSGKVIRYLDLSRKVAELKRKHPDIDVLNGIAYDGKNLWITGKNWPQIYKLK, encoded by the coding sequence ATGAAACTGTATCTTCGACTAATCCTAGCTTCATTTCTCATCTCACATTTCACATTGGTCTTCGCCGAGGCTCCTCGCGTGGTTCCTGAAATTTTGGATTCCATTCCGCATGAAAAGTCTCATTTTACGCAGGGCTTGTTCTTTGACGGCAAGGAATTGATTGAAACGACGGGCTTGTATGGGCAATCGGGCTTGTACCGCCGTACGCTTGACGGCAAGATTCTGGATTCTGCAAGGCTAGAAGACAAGTATTTTGGCGAAGGCTCGATTGCTGTGGGCGACGACATTTTCTACTTGACCTGGAAATCCAAGAAGGCCTTCATTTACAGTCGCAAGCCGTTTGCGAGAAAGGGCGAATTCAGCATTCCTACCGAGGGCTGGGGCCTTACTTACTGGAAGAGCACTTTGCTTATGAGCAACGGCTCTAGCGAACTTTTGCAGCTGGCTCTCGGCGGATTCTACGTGGTTGGAGCCATTCCTGTGACCGATGGCGGTCGCCCGGTAAAGCTCTTGAACGAACTTGAAATCGTGGGCGATACGCTTTATGCAAACATCTGGCAGACAGGCGCTATTGCTGTCATTTCTCTCCCGAGCGGGAAGGTAATTCGTTATCTGGATTTAAGCCGCAAGGTTGCAGAACTCAAGCGCAAGCACCCGGATATTGATGTGCTGAATGGCATTGCCTACGACGGCAAGAATCTTTGGATTACCGGCAAGAATTGGCCGCAGATTTATAAACTGAAGTAA
- a CDS encoding ribonuclease H family protein yields the protein MPKQKYYAIKTPNESKIVMTWAECEKLTHGVKGVLFKSFGSRAEAEAWISGMEAPVPDGIRVFVDGSFSPDFPKSGWAFVVTENDVEIARGSGITAFDAESRNIDGEVMASFQAMRWLDSNDKTGTICHDYEGIARWAKGEWQAKSNIAKRYVAAAQPYLHRVSFEKVEAHTGVKWNELVDKLAKEAIARAKKK from the coding sequence ATGCCTAAACAGAAATATTATGCGATAAAGACCCCGAATGAAAGCAAAATTGTCATGACTTGGGCCGAATGCGAAAAATTGACCCATGGAGTCAAGGGCGTACTTTTTAAGTCGTTCGGTTCGCGTGCCGAGGCCGAAGCCTGGATTTCTGGAATGGAAGCCCCTGTACCCGATGGAATTCGCGTGTTTGTGGATGGCTCTTTTTCGCCAGATTTCCCGAAATCGGGCTGGGCATTCGTGGTGACTGAAAACGATGTCGAAATCGCCCGCGGTTCTGGCATTACCGCTTTCGATGCTGAAAGCCGCAATATCGACGGCGAAGTGATGGCGTCCTTCCAGGCGATGCGCTGGCTCGATTCTAATGATAAGACGGGTACGATTTGCCACGACTACGAGGGCATTGCCCGTTGGGCTAAGGGTGAATGGCAAGCGAAAAGCAATATTGCCAAGCGCTATGTGGCGGCAGCTCAGCCTTACTTGCACCGAGTGAGTTTTGAAAAGGTCGAAGCGCATACCGGTGTCAAGTGGAATGAGCTTGTAGACAAACTAGCGAAAGAAGCGATTGCCCGCGCAAAGAAGAAATAA
- a CDS encoding peptidylprolyl isomerase — translation MEIIQDKLKVSIAYSLKERTGKILEEVPASYPFVYIHGFNNIIPGLEDALEGRHLNESFTVDIPFEQGYGPYRPDLVMEVPKDELREVGEIWLGMELEMYMDEDVREFQLPETADEFVDGLNLDDDDESDGIYTIKEIKKDTVVVDGNHPFAGKDLTFDVTVVAIEQPSFTELETGYPDREDDFDHFDDGFDGADGEDFDDNNHNRRWR, via the coding sequence ATGGAAATTATTCAAGACAAGCTGAAGGTCAGCATTGCCTATTCCTTGAAGGAACGCACCGGAAAGATTCTCGAAGAAGTGCCCGCGAGCTACCCGTTCGTGTACATTCACGGGTTCAACAATATTATTCCGGGGCTTGAAGACGCGCTGGAAGGCCGTCACTTGAATGAAAGTTTTACTGTCGATATTCCGTTTGAACAGGGCTACGGCCCCTACCGCCCCGACTTGGTGATGGAGGTCCCGAAGGACGAACTCCGCGAAGTGGGCGAAATTTGGCTCGGCATGGAGCTCGAGATGTACATGGACGAAGACGTGCGCGAATTCCAGCTGCCCGAGACGGCGGACGAGTTCGTGGATGGGCTGAATCTGGACGATGACGACGAATCCGACGGCATTTACACGATTAAGGAAATTAAGAAGGACACCGTGGTCGTGGACGGGAACCACCCCTTTGCAGGAAAGGACCTGACTTTCGACGTGACGGTGGTCGCCATCGAGCAGCCGAGTTTTACCGAGCTCGAAACCGGCTACCCCGACCGCGAAGATGATTTTGACCATTTTGACGACGGCTTCGACGGGGCCGACGGCGAAGATTTTGACGACAACAACCACAACAGGAGATGGCGCTAA
- a CDS encoding DUF4258 domain-containing protein: MRYNWNPEKNELLKKGQRSVSFEEISEAMENGKIIRDFPHPNQEKYPNQFIAWVFFRDYVWQVPYVIQPDGTLFLKTAFPSRVATKKHGGV; the protein is encoded by the coding sequence ATGAGGTATAACTGGAATCCAGAAAAAAATGAACTATTGAAAAAAGGACAGCGAAGCGTATCTTTCGAAGAAATTTCCGAGGCAATGGAAAATGGAAAAATCATCAGAGATTTTCCACACCCAAATCAGGAAAAATATCCGAATCAATTTATCGCGTGGGTGTTTTTCAGGGATTATGTGTGGCAAGTGCCATATGTAATTCAACCAGACGGAACTCTGTTTCTTAAGACAGCTTTTCCGAGTAGAGTGGCAACAAAGAAACATGGAGGTGTATAA
- a CDS encoding PHP domain-containing protein, which produces MQKGFPTIITENGGYADLHMHTKLSDGNLSVEELLTLCKRKGLRCISITDHDNLDSYNLAVEPAKEIGLEIIPGIEISAVWQGKDIHILGYFCDPTNLALNMELQDFAKQRVTRAKAIIKKLNALGIDITYEKVVSYCKGKVIGRPHIAMSMVDEEYISNFSEAFTKYLGDGCVAFVEKKGLNPQQTIKLIENAGGIAVLAHPYKSGLSDEFIENMVEWGVQGIEVYSPAQKGAVGRKYKEMAQKFGLVGTGGSDFHTEAGAYPPGCMKMPYSVVNALRERREKLRAEWY; this is translated from the coding sequence ATGCAAAAGGGGTTTCCCACAATCATCACCGAAAACGGCGGGTATGCGGACCTCCACATGCACACCAAGCTTTCGGATGGAAACCTCTCGGTCGAAGAACTGCTCACCCTTTGCAAGCGCAAAGGGTTGCGTTGCATTTCAATTACTGACCACGACAACTTGGATAGCTACAACCTGGCCGTCGAACCGGCCAAGGAAATCGGTCTCGAAATCATTCCCGGTATCGAAATTTCGGCTGTGTGGCAAGGCAAAGACATTCATATTCTCGGCTACTTCTGCGACCCCACGAATCTCGCCCTGAACATGGAACTGCAGGATTTCGCCAAACAGCGAGTCACCCGCGCAAAGGCCATCATCAAGAAACTGAACGCACTGGGCATCGACATCACCTACGAAAAGGTGGTCTCCTACTGCAAGGGCAAAGTCATCGGACGCCCGCATATCGCCATGTCCATGGTCGACGAAGAATACATTTCGAACTTCTCGGAAGCATTCACCAAGTACCTGGGCGACGGCTGCGTAGCCTTTGTCGAAAAGAAAGGCCTAAACCCGCAGCAGACCATCAAGCTCATTGAAAACGCTGGCGGAATTGCCGTACTCGCCCACCCCTACAAGTCGGGCCTTTCCGACGAATTCATCGAAAACATGGTGGAATGGGGCGTACAGGGAATCGAAGTCTACAGCCCCGCCCAAAAGGGAGCGGTCGGCCGCAAGTACAAAGAAATGGCCCAAAAGTTCGGGCTCGTGGGCACAGGCGGTTCCGACTTCCATACCGAAGCAGGGGCCTACCCGCCGGGTTGCATGAAAATGCCTTACTCTGTGGTGAACGCGCTGCGCGAACGCCGTGAAAAACTGAGAGCGGAATGGTACTAA
- a CDS encoding LEPR-XLL domain-containing protein, which translates to MSKKNIKNNKKNSTRKNYKIEALEPRLMMDA; encoded by the coding sequence ATGTCCAAGAAGAACATCAAGAATAACAAGAAAAATTCCACCCGCAAGAACTACAAAATCGAAGCTCTTGAACCGCGCCTGATGATGGACGCCTAA
- a CDS encoding DUF4416 family protein: protein MGELRTPAKVKIIVGILAKDSQAVEAVRDTLRNRFGEEELALPPFPFTFTNYYVDEIGNAPVRAFFSYETLVDRETIVDIKLWSNDVELEIAKQNGTPGLRPVNLDPGYMTLGQFFLATTKDQRQRVYMQRGIFVEPTLYFQDGHFHAFDWTYRDYQSEKYITYLEQVRARLAYQLSTGKPYRLRTNH, encoded by the coding sequence ATGGGTGAATTAAGGACACCAGCCAAAGTCAAGATAATCGTAGGGATTCTCGCGAAAGATTCCCAGGCGGTAGAAGCTGTGCGCGACACACTCCGCAACCGCTTTGGCGAAGAGGAGCTAGCGCTCCCGCCGTTCCCGTTCACCTTCACGAACTACTACGTCGACGAAATCGGGAACGCCCCCGTGCGTGCCTTTTTCAGCTACGAGACTCTGGTCGACCGCGAAACCATAGTCGACATCAAGCTCTGGAGCAACGACGTCGAACTCGAAATTGCCAAGCAAAACGGCACGCCCGGGCTTCGCCCCGTGAATCTGGACCCAGGCTACATGACGCTTGGGCAATTCTTCTTGGCGACCACCAAGGACCAGCGCCAGCGCGTATACATGCAACGCGGCATTTTCGTAGAACCCACGCTGTACTTTCAGGACGGACATTTCCACGCCTTCGACTGGACCTACCGCGACTACCAAAGCGAAAAGTATATCACCTACCTGGAACAGGTGCGCGCCCGCCTCGCCTACCAACTCAGCACAGGCAAACCTTACCGCCTGCGCACCAACCATTAA
- a CDS encoding U32 family peptidase: MNSSAQTSPELLLPVGTREMLEAAVNNGADAVYFGVPHWNARGRTEDFTFDDVRDMIRYARIHGVRTFLAMNVLVFERELQELPEFLEKIISLEPDAFIIQDIGLARLIRAICPNQEIHASTQMTLASAEGVNLVKSIGFNRAVLARELSVKEIAAIKAATDLELEVFIHGALCVSYSGQCLTSENFGGRSANRGQCAQSCRLPYRIFVDGKEYRDTNAQYLFSTRDLCALPKLPELEEIGVNSLKVEGRLKSPEYVAAVSRAYRKALNRIPLDTKDMEPLEVLFSRGLNTGWLDGDNHQELVDGTFSNHHGMVLGQVVKTDRGQVIVGLDSAISDAGENATYPQPGDGILFENAALGISIGSRLYAAQVTHLPHAKRGDPKLLKLEFGREFDTRQIAVGMQVYRNDSPALERELRKTFTDREQLARLPVHMTLSGKIGGPLKLSVYDTPKNAVEVEADFTLEEARNKGNDADKALRELAQKELSGLSATAYQLKHLDIQVDRGAFIPGKILRTLRQAAIEKLDEKRTEWKTLNPSAEAGRTFLNEIHVKFKSGAASSGAPAAKEIAHPIISVLVRNPDQIAALEGLAIENVIMDFDWGVKYDTPLEQIRELGFKAGMATLRIHKPGESHYLKNILRLCPDFALVRNLGALSILKESEIPLTGDYSLNAANSASYDWLLSQGLSTLHPSWDLNSTQLFDLLENIDGQRLELTLHQYMPAFHSEYCAFARALTTGRRFPECDKICTKHKVEILDHKGERHFLQSDAECRNTLFVGKPQSALKLLPRLRTAGVNHFRLEMLTEDAETVRRKVLIYTQAIQGKISIEDAIREAGIQEKYGLSEGQLFNESTWQDRKK, encoded by the coding sequence ATGAATTCAAGCGCACAGACATCGCCGGAACTCTTGCTGCCCGTAGGCACGCGCGAAATGCTCGAAGCCGCCGTGAACAACGGGGCCGACGCCGTGTATTTCGGAGTCCCCCATTGGAACGCCCGCGGCCGCACCGAAGACTTTACCTTTGACGATGTCCGCGACATGATACGCTACGCCCGCATTCACGGAGTGCGCACCTTCTTGGCCATGAACGTGCTCGTTTTTGAGCGCGAACTGCAAGAACTGCCTGAATTCCTCGAAAAAATCATTTCGCTTGAACCCGACGCCTTCATTATCCAGGACATCGGTCTTGCCCGCCTGATTCGCGCCATTTGCCCGAACCAGGAAATCCACGCCAGCACGCAGATGACGCTTGCTAGCGCCGAGGGCGTGAACCTAGTGAAATCCATCGGATTCAACCGCGCCGTGCTCGCCCGCGAACTTTCGGTCAAGGAAATTGCCGCCATCAAAGCCGCCACCGACCTGGAACTCGAAGTTTTCATTCATGGGGCGCTTTGCGTGAGCTACTCGGGCCAGTGCCTAACCAGCGAAAACTTTGGCGGTCGTAGCGCCAACCGCGGCCAGTGCGCCCAAAGTTGCCGACTTCCCTACCGCATTTTTGTAGACGGTAAGGAATACCGCGACACCAACGCCCAATACCTCTTTAGCACCCGCGACCTGTGCGCCCTCCCGAAGCTCCCCGAACTCGAAGAAATCGGCGTAAATTCGCTCAAAGTCGAAGGTCGCCTCAAGAGCCCCGAATACGTAGCCGCCGTATCCCGCGCCTACCGCAAAGCATTGAACCGGATTCCGCTTGACACCAAGGACATGGAACCCCTGGAAGTGCTGTTCAGCCGCGGTCTCAACACCGGATGGCTCGATGGCGATAACCACCAAGAGCTGGTGGATGGCACGTTCAGCAATCACCATGGTATGGTCCTCGGGCAAGTCGTGAAAACAGACCGCGGGCAAGTCATTGTCGGTCTCGACAGTGCAATCTCCGATGCCGGCGAAAACGCCACCTACCCGCAGCCAGGCGATGGCATTCTGTTTGAAAACGCAGCCCTCGGCATAAGCATTGGCAGCCGCTTGTACGCCGCGCAGGTCACTCATTTACCGCACGCAAAGCGCGGCGACCCCAAGCTCTTGAAGCTTGAATTCGGGCGTGAATTCGACACCCGCCAGATTGCGGTGGGCATGCAAGTTTACCGCAACGACTCGCCCGCGCTTGAACGCGAACTGCGCAAGACTTTTACCGACCGCGAACAACTCGCGCGCTTGCCGGTACACATGACGCTTTCAGGAAAAATCGGCGGCCCGCTCAAGCTTTCCGTTTACGACACGCCGAAAAACGCCGTCGAAGTCGAGGCCGATTTTACCCTCGAAGAAGCCCGCAACAAAGGAAACGATGCCGACAAGGCGCTCCGCGAACTTGCCCAAAAAGAACTTTCGGGCCTGAGCGCCACAGCCTACCAGCTAAAGCACTTGGACATTCAAGTGGACCGCGGCGCATTCATTCCAGGAAAAATCCTCCGTACGCTCCGCCAGGCCGCCATCGAAAAGCTCGATGAAAAGCGCACCGAATGGAAGACATTGAATCCGAGCGCTGAGGCCGGCAGAACCTTCTTGAACGAGATTCACGTCAAGTTCAAGTCCGGCGCAGCTAGCAGCGGTGCTCCTGCCGCCAAAGAAATCGCGCACCCGATTATCAGTGTCCTTGTCCGCAATCCGGACCAAATCGCAGCCCTCGAAGGCCTCGCCATCGAAAACGTCATCATGGATTTCGACTGGGGCGTTAAATACGACACCCCGCTGGAACAAATCCGCGAACTCGGATTCAAGGCGGGCATGGCGACGCTTCGCATCCACAAGCCGGGCGAAAGCCATTACCTCAAGAATATCCTGCGGCTTTGCCCGGACTTTGCCCTGGTGCGAAATCTGGGGGCGCTCTCGATTCTTAAAGAAAGTGAAATCCCGCTCACAGGCGACTACAGCCTGAACGCCGCCAACAGCGCAAGCTACGACTGGCTCCTTTCGCAGGGCCTCTCGACGCTCCACCCCTCTTGGGACCTCAACAGCACGCAGCTCTTTGATTTGCTCGAAAACATCGACGGACAGCGCCTCGAACTCACGCTGCACCAGTACATGCCCGCCTTCCATTCGGAATACTGCGCCTTCGCCCGTGCGCTTACCACAGGCCGTCGCTTCCCCGAATGCGACAAGATTTGCACCAAGCACAAGGTCGAAATCTTGGACCACAAGGGCGAGCGCCACTTTTTGCAGAGCGATGCCGAATGCCGCAACACGCTCTTTGTGGGCAAGCCGCAATCGGCCCTCAAACTTTTGCCGCGACTCCGCACCGCAGGCGTGAATCACTTCCGCCTCGAAATGCTCACCGAAGACGCCGAAACAGTGCGCCGCAAGGTGCTCATTTACACGCAGGCTATCCAGGGCAAAATTTCTATCGAAGATGCTATCCGTGAAGCGGGCATCCAAGAAAAATACGGTCTTTCCGAAGGCCAGCTCTTTAACGAAAGCACCTGGCAAGACCGCAAGAAGTAA
- a CDS encoding metallophosphoesterase family protein, which translates to MLYGICSDIHSNAVAFEAVLASMKDNGVERRVCLGDLVGYGADPDECVRLARENMDICIIGNHDSVAIKHESSAGFNPYAKQAIEWTQNHLSDDSISYLRSLPYVCEENDICFVHASPLSPADWVYVTELEDALDAFEHFKGRYCFVGHTHSPVIVASRPNAIPKILDEYEYRIEDTERLLVNVGSVGQPRDRDPRSCWCLLDTETMCVRLIRVDYDVFETQERMKKAGMPSFLIDRLSVGR; encoded by the coding sequence ATGCTTTACGGTATTTGTTCTGATATCCATTCTAACGCGGTGGCTTTCGAGGCGGTTCTTGCCTCTATGAAGGACAACGGGGTAGAACGGAGGGTTTGTCTTGGTGATTTAGTGGGTTATGGAGCCGATCCAGACGAATGCGTTCGTCTTGCTCGCGAAAATATGGACATTTGCATTATCGGTAACCACGACAGCGTGGCGATTAAGCATGAGTCCAGCGCCGGGTTCAACCCCTATGCTAAGCAGGCCATCGAATGGACGCAGAACCACTTGTCGGACGATTCTATTTCGTATCTGCGTTCGCTGCCGTATGTTTGCGAAGAAAACGACATTTGCTTTGTACATGCCTCTCCGCTTTCGCCTGCGGACTGGGTGTACGTGACCGAGCTCGAAGATGCCCTCGACGCCTTTGAACATTTCAAGGGCCGCTACTGCTTTGTGGGCCATACGCATAGTCCGGTGATTGTGGCAAGCCGCCCGAACGCTATTCCCAAGATTCTGGACGAATACGAATACAGGATCGAGGATACGGAACGCCTGTTGGTGAACGTGGGCAGCGTGGGACAGCCGCGTGACCGCGACCCGCGCTCTTGCTGGTGCCTGCTGGATACCGAGACCATGTGCGTGCGTCTGATTCGCGTTGATTACGACGTGTTCGAAACGCAGGAACGCATGAAAAAGGCCGGCATGCCGAGTTTCTTGATTGACCGCCTGAGTGTAGGCCGCTAG
- a CDS encoding 23S rRNA (pseudouridine(1915)-N(3))-methyltransferase RlmH — MKWVLAVFGKAGSPFIADEVDKYVKRLRGGMFPLEVVELKESKIDDRVQALAQEATLFDKKFPKSEYKRVILSEEGKLMDTVKLSDTLRDRFPGNIVFLIGSAYGIDENLKKTADLLLSLSPLTFTHDHARVLFAEQLYRVQMVMQNHPYHHR; from the coding sequence ATGAAATGGGTCTTAGCTGTTTTTGGTAAGGCTGGTTCGCCGTTCATTGCCGACGAGGTCGACAAGTATGTCAAGCGTTTGCGTGGGGGAATGTTCCCGCTCGAAGTCGTGGAACTCAAGGAGTCCAAGATAGACGACCGTGTGCAGGCGTTGGCTCAAGAAGCGACACTTTTTGACAAGAAGTTCCCGAAATCCGAATACAAGCGCGTTATTTTGTCTGAAGAAGGCAAGCTGATGGACACCGTCAAGCTGTCGGACACCTTGCGCGACCGTTTTCCGGGGAATATCGTGTTTTTGATCGGGTCGGCGTACGGCATCGACGAGAATCTGAAAAAGACCGCCGACTTGCTCCTTTCTCTTTCGCCGTTGACGTTTACCCATGACCATGCACGCGTGCTTTTCGCTGAACAGCTTTACCGCGTGCAGATGGTCATGCAAAACCACCCCTATCATCATAGATAA